One Microlunatus soli genomic window carries:
- a CDS encoding sensor histidine kinase → MKSWITRAAAATGSLLAGLATALPALFALALLPLLLVLLPFVPDAMRPVRALADRERSRLSTSGRPVLRPYRPIPPPSTSRSHAAAVRTVFSDPATWRDLIWLLTHGLGWTITTVLAVALWPAVLVSLVLPIIWQAYPPGTFTAMLILIRNWPQALTLPFLQAICYAALVLFVVPPVTRWWIGIGRSLLRPTSQAALTGELQRVTETRTAALESHGAELRRIERDLHDGVQAQLVNISVRLGLADRALHSDPAAAGPLITDARTGIEEVLGELRGIIRGIYPPILTDRGLAGAIRALAVGRDFPVEVRIADDLPRLPAPVEAAAYFVVAEALTNTTKHGAARSATVIIAEADGLLLITVGDDGRGGADETRGTGLIGIRRRVAALDGRFALDSPAGRGTTIEVRLPCES, encoded by the coding sequence ATGAAGTCCTGGATCACCCGTGCAGCCGCGGCGACCGGCAGCCTGCTGGCCGGCCTGGCCACCGCGCTGCCGGCGCTCTTCGCGCTCGCCCTGCTGCCGCTGCTGCTGGTGTTGCTGCCGTTCGTTCCCGATGCGATGCGACCGGTGCGAGCATTGGCGGACCGGGAACGGAGCCGGCTCTCGACGTCGGGCCGGCCGGTGCTCCGGCCGTATCGACCGATCCCCCCACCATCGACATCCCGGAGCCACGCTGCAGCCGTCCGGACGGTGTTCTCCGACCCGGCGACCTGGCGCGACCTGATCTGGCTGCTGACACACGGTCTCGGTTGGACGATCACCACGGTCCTCGCGGTCGCGCTCTGGCCGGCGGTCCTGGTCAGCCTGGTGCTGCCGATCATCTGGCAGGCGTATCCGCCCGGCACGTTCACCGCGATGTTGATCTTGATCCGGAATTGGCCGCAGGCGCTCACGCTGCCATTCCTGCAAGCGATCTGCTATGCCGCACTGGTGCTGTTCGTGGTGCCACCGGTGACGCGCTGGTGGATCGGCATCGGCCGTTCGTTGCTGCGGCCGACCTCGCAAGCGGCGCTCACCGGCGAGCTGCAGCGGGTCACCGAGACGCGGACGGCGGCCCTGGAATCGCACGGCGCCGAGCTGCGGCGGATCGAACGCGATCTGCACGACGGCGTACAGGCGCAGTTGGTCAACATCTCGGTCCGGTTGGGACTGGCGGATCGCGCGCTCCACAGCGACCCGGCTGCCGCCGGTCCGTTGATCACCGATGCGCGGACCGGCATCGAGGAAGTACTCGGCGAACTGCGCGGCATCATCCGCGGGATCTATCCGCCGATCCTCACCGACCGCGGACTGGCCGGCGCCATCCGCGCGCTGGCGGTCGGCCGGGACTTCCCGGTCGAGGTACGGATCGCCGACGACCTGCCGCGATTGCCCGCACCGGTCGAAGCGGCGGCCTACTTCGTCGTCGCCGAGGCGCTGACCAACACCACCAAGCACGGCGCGGCCCGATCCGCGACGGTGATCATCGCCGAGGCCGACGGCCTGCTGCTGATCACGGTCGGCGATGATGGCCGTGGTGGCGCCGACGAGACGCGCGGCACCGGGCTGATCGGGATCCGTCGTCGGGTCGCAGCCCTGGACGGACGCTTCGCCCTGGACAGCCCGGCAGGCCGTGGAACGACGATCGAGGTGAGGTTGCCGTGCGAATCGTGA
- the uvrA gene encoding excinuclease ABC subunit UvrA produces MTDRLIIRGAREHNLRDVSLDLPRDALIVFTGLSGSGKSSLAFDTIFAEGQRRYVESLSAYARQFLGQMDKPDVDFIEGLSPAVSIDQKSTNRNPRSTVGTITEVYDYLRLLYARAGHPHCPVCGEPISRQSPQQIVDRLLGLPDGTRFQVLAPVVRGRKGEYVDLFRQLGTGGFSRIRVDGELHQLTDPPTLDKQKKHNIDVIVDRLAAKPSAKQRLTDSVETALALAAGVVSIDFVDLDPKDPGRERRYSEKMACPNDHDISVEELEPRQFSFNAPWGACPECSGIGTKMEVDPELVVPDPDKSLDEGAISPWTGMHVADYFGRLIEALAKDAKFSTSVPWHELPARAKKLLLHGVDGQVHVSYKNRYGRERSYNAKFEGVVTYVERRHAEAESDSSRERFAGYMREVPCSVCKGARLKPTSLAVTVGGKNIAEVAAMSIDNAAQFLAALKLSKREKQIAERVLKEINERLRFLLDVGLDYLSLDRPTGSLSGGEAQRIRLATQIGSGLAGVLYVLDEPSIGLHQRDNRRLIETLVRLRDIGNTLIVVEHDEDTIRTADWAVDIGPGAGEHGGHVVVSGPVDELLASAESLTGAYLSGRKSIPLPASRRARDGRAITVKGAHEHNLKNIDVSFPLGQLIAVTGVSGSGKSTLVNGILYTEMAKRIYNARTVAGKHKSITGADEIDKIIHVDQSPIGRTPRSNPATYTGVFDHMRKLFADTPEAKVRGYQPGRFSFNVKGGRCENCMGDGTIKIEMNFLPDVYVPCEVCHGARYNRETLEVHYKGRTIAEILDMPIEEAVDFFAAIPAIARHLKTLNEVGLGYVRLGQPAPTLSGGEAQRVKLASELQKRSTGRTMYVLDEPTTGLHFEDIRKLLGVLGRLVDAGNTVVVIEHNLDVIKTADWLIDMGPEGGSRGGTVIAEGTPEEIARVAESYTGQFLNEVLQGREVPVGPAQPELVAATESRRPVATKAVAGPRKSAARASVANDSAKRAAAKKAGARKAPPKKAAPKKATAKTATQKTAAGKAAAQKAATKKSTTKKATSKRSTTKSAAAR; encoded by the coding sequence GTGACCGATCGACTCATCATCCGCGGTGCCCGAGAGCACAACCTGCGCGACGTCTCGCTCGACCTACCCCGGGACGCGCTGATCGTGTTCACCGGGCTGTCCGGCTCGGGCAAGTCGAGCCTCGCGTTCGACACCATTTTCGCCGAGGGGCAGCGGCGTTACGTCGAGTCGCTGTCGGCCTATGCCCGGCAGTTCCTCGGTCAGATGGACAAACCCGACGTCGACTTCATCGAGGGGCTGTCGCCGGCGGTCTCGATCGACCAGAAGTCGACCAACCGCAACCCGCGATCGACCGTCGGCACCATCACCGAGGTCTACGACTACCTGCGGCTGCTCTATGCCCGGGCCGGTCACCCACACTGCCCGGTCTGCGGCGAGCCGATCAGCCGACAGTCACCTCAGCAGATCGTCGATCGGCTGCTCGGGCTGCCCGACGGCACCCGGTTCCAGGTGCTGGCGCCGGTCGTCCGCGGCCGCAAGGGGGAGTATGTCGATCTGTTCCGCCAGCTCGGCACCGGCGGTTTCAGCCGGATCCGGGTGGACGGCGAGCTGCACCAGCTGACCGATCCGCCGACCTTGGACAAGCAGAAGAAGCACAACATCGATGTCATCGTCGATCGGCTGGCGGCCAAGCCGTCCGCCAAGCAGCGGCTGACGGACTCGGTGGAGACAGCGCTGGCCCTGGCCGCCGGTGTGGTGTCGATCGACTTCGTCGACCTGGACCCGAAGGATCCGGGACGGGAGCGTCGCTATTCCGAGAAGATGGCCTGTCCCAACGACCACGACATCTCCGTCGAAGAGCTGGAGCCGCGGCAGTTCTCGTTCAATGCGCCCTGGGGTGCCTGCCCGGAGTGCTCCGGGATCGGCACCAAGATGGAGGTCGATCCGGAGCTGGTGGTGCCCGATCCGGACAAGAGCCTGGATGAGGGAGCGATCTCGCCGTGGACCGGGATGCATGTCGCCGACTACTTCGGTCGGCTGATCGAGGCCTTGGCCAAGGACGCCAAGTTCAGCACCAGCGTGCCCTGGCACGAGTTGCCTGCGCGGGCCAAGAAGCTCCTGCTGCACGGCGTCGACGGCCAGGTGCACGTCTCCTACAAGAACCGGTACGGCCGGGAGCGGTCCTACAACGCCAAGTTCGAGGGCGTCGTGACCTACGTCGAGCGTCGTCACGCCGAGGCGGAGTCGGACTCCTCCCGGGAGCGGTTCGCCGGCTACATGCGGGAGGTGCCCTGCTCGGTCTGTAAGGGTGCCCGGCTGAAGCCGACATCGCTGGCGGTCACCGTCGGCGGTAAGAACATCGCCGAGGTAGCGGCGATGTCGATCGACAACGCCGCGCAGTTCCTGGCCGCGCTGAAGCTCAGCAAGCGGGAGAAGCAGATCGCCGAGCGGGTGCTCAAGGAGATCAACGAGCGGCTCCGGTTCCTGTTGGACGTCGGCCTGGACTATCTGTCGCTGGACCGGCCGACCGGCAGCCTGTCCGGGGGCGAGGCGCAGCGGATCCGATTGGCGACCCAGATCGGTTCCGGGCTGGCCGGGGTGCTCTACGTCCTGGACGAGCCGTCGATCGGGCTGCACCAGCGGGACAACCGGCGACTGATCGAGACGTTGGTCCGGCTCCGGGACATCGGCAACACGCTGATCGTCGTCGAGCATGACGAGGACACCATCCGGACCGCCGACTGGGCGGTCGACATCGGACCGGGCGCCGGTGAGCACGGTGGCCACGTGGTGGTGTCCGGTCCGGTGGACGAGCTGCTGGCCAGTGCGGAGTCGCTGACCGGTGCCTACCTGTCCGGGCGCAAGTCGATCCCGCTGCCGGCCAGTCGTCGGGCGCGGGACGGTCGTGCGATCACGGTCAAGGGTGCCCACGAACACAACCTGAAGAACATCGACGTGTCCTTCCCGCTCGGTCAGCTGATCGCTGTCACCGGGGTTTCCGGTTCGGGCAAGTCGACGCTGGTCAACGGCATCCTCTACACCGAGATGGCCAAGCGGATCTACAACGCACGGACCGTAGCGGGCAAACACAAGTCGATCACCGGCGCCGACGAGATCGACAAGATCATCCACGTCGACCAGTCACCGATCGGTCGTACGCCGCGGTCCAACCCGGCCACCTACACCGGCGTCTTCGACCACATGCGCAAGCTGTTCGCCGACACCCCGGAGGCCAAGGTCCGTGGCTATCAGCCGGGCCGGTTCTCCTTCAACGTCAAGGGCGGCCGCTGCGAGAACTGCATGGGCGACGGCACCATCAAGATCGAGATGAACTTCCTGCCCGACGTGTATGTGCCGTGCGAGGTCTGCCACGGGGCTCGGTACAACCGGGAGACCCTCGAGGTGCACTACAAGGGTCGGACGATCGCCGAGATCCTGGACATGCCGATCGAAGAAGCAGTGGACTTCTTCGCTGCCATCCCCGCGATCGCCCGACACCTGAAGACGCTGAACGAGGTCGGCCTGGGGTACGTCCGGCTCGGCCAACCGGCGCCGACCCTGTCCGGCGGCGAGGCACAGCGGGTGAAGCTGGCCAGCGAGCTACAGAAGCGTTCGACCGGCCGCACGATGTATGTCCTGGACGAGCCGACCACCGGTCTGCATTTCGAGGACATCCGCAAGTTGCTCGGTGTCCTGGGCCGGCTGGTCGATGCCGGCAACACGGTCGTGGTGATCGAGCACAACCTCGATGTGATCAAGACCGCCGACTGGCTGATCGACATGGGGCCGGAGGGTGGCTCCCGGGGTGGCACGGTGATCGCCGAAGGGACGCCGGAGGAGATCGCCCGGGTGGCTGAGTCCTACACCGGGCAGTTCCTCAACGAGGTCCTGCAGGGCCGCGAGGTGCCGGTCGGTCCCGCGCAGCCGGAGTTGGTGGCGGCAACGGAGTCTCGACGGCCGGTGGCGACGAAGGCGGTCGCCGGCCCCCGGAAGTCGGCGGCCCGCGCGTCGGTTGCCAACGATTCTGCGAAACGGGCCGCGGCGAAGAAGGCCGGGGCACGGAAGGCCCCACCGAAGAAGGCTGCACCGAAGAAGGCCACAGCGAAGACGGCGACCCAGAAGACTGCCGCCGGGAAGGCCGCGGCTCAGAAGGCGGCGACGAAGAAGAGCACCACCAAGAAGGCGACGTCGAAGAGGAGCACGACGAAGTCGGCCGCGGCCCGCTGA
- a CDS encoding Rieske (2Fe-2S) protein: protein MVDAFVKPTTTRSRRELFRSIGMVALGGATAVLAACSGGSGASGGGGGSAAASTGPITVAKSSVPEGSGVIKGAYVVTQPTAGDFKAFSSKCTHEGCPLSAVDGDAIVCNCHGSQFSVKDGSVLHPPAQKPLPAATVSVDGDDLKVSG from the coding sequence ATGGTCGACGCATTCGTCAAGCCCACCACCACCCGCAGCCGGCGCGAGCTTTTCCGATCGATCGGGATGGTCGCACTCGGCGGCGCCACCGCGGTGCTCGCCGCGTGCTCCGGGGGTTCCGGAGCCTCCGGTGGGGGTGGGGGTTCCGCGGCGGCTTCCACCGGCCCGATCACCGTCGCCAAGTCCTCGGTGCCGGAGGGCAGCGGCGTGATCAAGGGAGCCTACGTCGTGACGCAGCCGACGGCCGGTGACTTCAAGGCGTTCAGCAGCAAGTGCACGCACGAGGGGTGCCCGCTCAGTGCGGTCGACGGCGACGCGATCGTCTGCAACTGCCACGGCAGCCAGTTCTCGGTCAAGGACGGTTCGGTGTTGCACCCACCCGCGCAGAAGCCGTTGCCCGCGGCGACCGTCAGCGTCGACGGCGACGATCTCAAGGTGTCCGGTTGA
- a CDS encoding NADPH-dependent F420 reductase: protein MATIGIIGSGNIGSVVARAAIGIGDDVVIANSRGPESLRDLVSELGPRATAGTVAEAAAAADLVLVAIPLKAIGALDPADFDGKIVIDADNYYPQRDGRIAELDDESTTTSELLQRQLPGARVVKAFNHIRAAEIISAASARGTADRRALIVAGDDQSAKDRVAAFIDAIGFDVLDLGPLAEGWRIQRDTPAYVAPLDLAGLRDGIAKAQRYRDM from the coding sequence ATGGCAACGATCGGAATCATCGGTTCAGGAAACATCGGCAGCGTGGTGGCTCGGGCGGCGATCGGCATCGGCGACGATGTCGTGATCGCCAACTCGCGGGGGCCGGAGAGTCTGCGGGACCTGGTCTCCGAGCTCGGGCCGCGAGCGACGGCGGGAACCGTCGCCGAGGCCGCTGCGGCAGCTGATCTGGTGTTGGTCGCGATCCCGCTGAAGGCGATCGGCGCGCTCGATCCAGCCGACTTCGACGGCAAGATCGTGATCGACGCCGACAACTACTATCCGCAGCGGGACGGCAGGATCGCCGAGCTGGACGACGAATCGACGACCACCAGCGAGTTGTTGCAGCGTCAGTTGCCCGGAGCGCGGGTGGTCAAGGCGTTCAATCACATCCGGGCGGCGGAGATCATCTCGGCGGCATCAGCGCGGGGGACCGCCGACCGGCGGGCGTTGATCGTCGCCGGCGACGATCAGTCGGCCAAGGATCGGGTGGCGGCGTTCATCGATGCGATCGGCTTCGACGTGCTGGACCTCGGACCACTGGCCGAAGGATGGCGGATCCAGCGAGACACCCCGGCCTACGTCGCGCCGCTCGATCTCGCGGGACTCCGGGACGGCATCGCCAAGGCACAGCGCTATCGCGACATGTGA
- a CDS encoding CPBP family intramembrane glutamic endopeptidase — protein MTTQLPDRIPDLTTESAPVPRAGDLRALISRRPVISFFVLAFGLSWLAWIPYVLSRSGLGIWDFDFPTVLGTTQLLGMLPGAYLGPIVSAFLVTAISSGRAGLAEWLGRFRRWRVDWRAYLAVIAGVPLSLTVIGLLLSGGRDVQLPAVSVLLVYLPMLALQMVTTGLAEEPGWRDFALPKLQPRFGSLGGSLILGPLWGCWHLPLFLTSWGNWPNVRIVDVIEFVGTAMAICIVMTWVFNRTNQSLPLQMILHSSINTYASVVWSGVFPTMDHAAITHGIGITAGIAALILVVVTRGRLGWSGPAFG, from the coding sequence ATGACAACACAGCTGCCGGATCGAATTCCGGACCTGACCACCGAGTCCGCACCCGTGCCGAGGGCGGGCGACCTCCGCGCCCTGATCAGCCGTCGGCCGGTGATCAGCTTCTTCGTGCTGGCCTTCGGGCTCAGCTGGCTGGCCTGGATCCCGTACGTCCTGTCCCGCAGTGGACTGGGCATCTGGGACTTCGACTTCCCGACCGTGCTCGGGACAACGCAACTGCTCGGCATGCTGCCCGGCGCCTACCTCGGCCCGATCGTCTCGGCGTTCCTGGTCACCGCCATCAGCTCCGGCCGTGCGGGACTGGCGGAATGGCTCGGCCGGTTCCGTCGCTGGCGGGTCGATTGGCGCGCCTATCTGGCGGTGATCGCCGGCGTCCCGCTGTCCTTGACGGTGATCGGGTTGTTGCTGTCCGGCGGTCGTGATGTCCAGTTGCCCGCCGTGTCGGTGCTGCTGGTCTACCTGCCGATGCTCGCACTGCAGATGGTCACCACCGGGCTCGCCGAGGAGCCGGGTTGGCGGGACTTCGCACTGCCGAAGCTGCAGCCTCGCTTCGGGTCGCTCGGCGGCAGCCTGATCCTCGGGCCGCTGTGGGGTTGCTGGCATCTGCCGTTGTTCCTCACCAGCTGGGGGAACTGGCCGAATGTGCGGATCGTCGACGTGATCGAGTTCGTCGGCACCGCGATGGCGATCTGCATCGTGATGACCTGGGTCTTCAACCGCACCAACCAGAGCCTGCCGCTGCAGATGATCTTGCACAGCTCGATCAACACCTATGCGTCGGTGGTCTGGTCCGGCGTCTTCCCGACCATGGATCACGCGGCGATCACCCACGGTATCGGCATCACGGCCGGTATCGCGGCACTGATCCTGGTGGTCGTCACCCGCGGTCGGCTCGGCTGGAGCGGTCCCGCCTTCGGCTAG
- a CDS encoding SGNH/GDSL hydrolase family protein — MIKPDSVVVCYGDSITDAGRFGDPDALGTGYVRRLADRLSEQTVINSGVGGNRAVDLQARLADDVLAHRPDLVSIMIGINDTWRRFDRDDPTSAEDFERSYRDIATRITDTGAGLVLLEPFVLPVTEEQATAWREDLAPRIETVHRLATEFGAPVVALDAELNKLAAASSAAELAEDGVHPTAIGHDEIARLWLAAVQA, encoded by the coding sequence ATGATCAAGCCCGACAGCGTTGTCGTCTGCTACGGCGACAGCATCACCGACGCCGGCCGATTCGGCGACCCGGACGCCCTCGGCACCGGCTATGTCCGTCGGCTGGCCGACCGGCTGTCCGAGCAGACGGTGATCAACTCCGGTGTCGGCGGCAACCGTGCCGTCGATCTGCAGGCCAGGCTGGCCGACGACGTGCTGGCACACCGGCCGGATCTGGTGTCGATCATGATCGGGATCAACGACACCTGGCGGCGCTTCGACCGCGACGATCCGACGTCGGCAGAAGACTTCGAACGCAGCTATCGCGACATCGCCACGCGGATCACCGACACCGGGGCCGGGTTGGTCCTGCTGGAACCCTTCGTACTGCCGGTCACCGAGGAGCAGGCAACGGCGTGGCGGGAGGATCTGGCGCCCCGGATCGAGACCGTCCATCGGCTGGCGACCGAGTTCGGTGCACCGGTGGTCGCGTTGGACGCCGAGCTGAACAAGCTGGCCGCGGCGAGCAGTGCGGCCGAGTTGGCCGAGGACGGTGTGCATCCGACCGCGATCGGGCACGACGAGATCGCCCGGCTCTGGCTGGCCGCCGTTCAGGCTTGA
- a CDS encoding TetR/AcrR family transcriptional regulator has protein sequence MTVQARRRDATANRQKLLTAAGELFAARGVAAPLEAIAKQAQVSIGTLYNHFPTRDRLLDAVYPERIAALDAAATKALAADDPWQGFEDFLIMIFSLQAEDRGLNEAMTMRFPDATALTEACNRGFAQVGALIERAQRAGRLRADFTTQDLAFLIWATSRVIAATAEVAPDAWQRYVDLQLDGLRAGAAHPLSQPSLSEEQVVAAMRAPA, from the coding sequence ATGACAGTCCAGGCGAGGCGGCGCGACGCCACGGCGAATCGGCAGAAGCTGCTGACCGCTGCCGGCGAACTGTTCGCCGCCCGTGGCGTCGCGGCACCGCTGGAGGCGATCGCCAAGCAGGCACAGGTCAGCATCGGCACGCTGTACAACCACTTCCCCACCCGCGACCGGTTGCTGGATGCGGTCTATCCGGAGCGGATCGCAGCGCTCGACGCAGCGGCCACGAAGGCTCTAGCCGCCGACGATCCCTGGCAGGGTTTCGAGGATTTTCTGATCATGATCTTCTCGTTGCAGGCCGAGGATCGCGGACTGAACGAGGCGATGACCATGCGCTTCCCGGACGCCACCGCCCTCACCGAGGCCTGTAATCGCGGCTTCGCTCAGGTCGGCGCGCTGATCGAGCGCGCCCAGCGGGCGGGCCGGCTCCGGGCGGACTTCACGACGCAGGATCTGGCGTTCCTGATCTGGGCGACGTCGCGGGTGATCGCGGCGACTGCTGAGGTGGCACCGGACGCGTGGCAGCGTTATGTCGATCTCCAGCTCGACGGGCTCCGCGCCGGCGCAGCCCACCCGCTGTCGCAGCCCTCGCTGTCCGAGGAGCAGGTGGTTGCCGCGATGCGCGCGCCGGCCTGA
- a CDS encoding LysE family translocator, producing the protein MGLPATSALLAFMIASLTTLLIPGPAVVYVVTRSVEYGRGGALWSVLGVETGAVVHALAAAGGVAAVLQTSPTALTVVRLLGVGYLLWLAIRQFGPSRQLIRSETCAAPRSRLSLYRDGLLVDLLNPKTALFFLAFVPQFIDPSRGSPALQSGLLGLFFVGLALICDGGYAMAASRLSVHWTSARFQLLIRRLTGTVYLALAAVAAFA; encoded by the coding sequence ATGGGGCTGCCCGCCACGAGTGCCCTGCTCGCGTTCATGATCGCCTCGCTGACCACCCTGCTGATCCCCGGACCGGCCGTCGTCTATGTCGTCACCCGCAGCGTCGAGTACGGACGCGGCGGCGCACTGTGGTCCGTACTCGGCGTCGAGACCGGCGCCGTGGTGCACGCTCTGGCCGCCGCCGGCGGGGTGGCAGCGGTGCTGCAGACCTCCCCGACGGCTCTGACCGTGGTGCGACTGCTCGGCGTCGGATACCTGCTGTGGTTGGCGATCCGGCAGTTCGGACCGAGTCGACAACTGATCCGGTCCGAGACCTGCGCTGCTCCACGCAGTCGGCTGTCGCTGTATCGGGACGGCCTGCTGGTCGACCTGTTGAATCCGAAGACCGCGTTGTTCTTCCTGGCGTTCGTCCCGCAGTTCATCGACCCGTCGCGCGGATCGCCGGCACTGCAGTCGGGGCTGCTCGGACTGTTCTTCGTCGGCTTGGCACTGATCTGCGACGGCGGTTATGCGATGGCGGCGAGTCGACTGTCCGTGCACTGGACGTCGGCACGATTCCAACTCCTGATCAGACGTCTTACCGGAACCGTCTATCTCGCTCTCGCCGCCGTCGCCGCATTTGCCTGA
- a CDS encoding ArsR/SmtB family transcription factor, protein MTDVMDPMWEVVGSVQMLQLDRGRRPPIFEPWVRRSRSRLRHRPTRSATEVLATIAPLNDYFPDFLTPDAPSVGLDGDLETVLSTPKSRLSSEIGQLGGSAPWLKQLADGRPETLKRLGDVVRHYFSTMIEPDRASIEGVLAANRTKVLRRMMVGGTEAVLDDLGPSMRWRSPYLECRYPIDKTVELNGRGLLLVPSYFCCRMPVMLADPHLSPVLVYPVEHPETEVGGRGIAELIGSTRAAVLSSVLDGASTSDVASRVGISLATASHHTGVLRGAGLITSTRRANRVVHAPSSLGLAMLDGEARL, encoded by the coding sequence GTGACCGATGTGATGGACCCGATGTGGGAAGTCGTCGGCAGCGTTCAGATGTTGCAGTTGGACCGCGGCCGCCGCCCACCGATCTTCGAACCGTGGGTCCGCCGCTCCCGGTCCCGGTTGCGTCATCGTCCGACCCGCAGCGCCACCGAGGTGCTGGCGACCATCGCGCCGTTGAACGACTACTTCCCCGATTTCCTGACCCCCGATGCTCCGTCGGTGGGACTCGACGGTGATCTCGAGACGGTGCTCAGCACGCCGAAGTCGCGGCTGAGCTCCGAGATCGGCCAACTGGGCGGCTCGGCGCCGTGGCTCAAACAGCTGGCCGACGGGCGGCCGGAGACCTTGAAGCGTCTGGGGGACGTGGTCCGTCACTACTTCAGCACGATGATCGAGCCCGACCGGGCGTCGATCGAGGGGGTGTTGGCCGCCAACCGGACCAAGGTGCTCCGGCGGATGATGGTCGGCGGTACCGAAGCCGTTCTGGACGATCTCGGGCCATCGATGCGGTGGCGTTCGCCGTACCTGGAATGCCGCTACCCGATCGACAAGACGGTCGAGCTGAACGGTCGCGGTCTGCTGCTGGTGCCGTCCTACTTCTGCTGCCGGATGCCGGTGATGCTGGCCGATCCGCACCTGTCGCCGGTGCTGGTCTACCCGGTCGAGCATCCGGAGACCGAGGTCGGCGGACGAGGCATCGCCGAGCTGATCGGCAGCACCCGGGCTGCGGTGCTCAGCTCGGTACTGGACGGGGCCAGCACCAGTGATGTCGCCAGCAGGGTCGGGATCTCGTTGGCGACCGCAAGCCATCACACCGGGGTGCTGCGCGGCGCCGGACTGATCACCTCGACCCGACGCGCCAACCGGGTCGTCCATGCGCCGTCATCGTTGGGGCTGGCCATGTTGGACGGCGAAGCTCGGCTCTGA
- a CDS encoding MBL fold metallo-hydrolase — protein MTGRGHVEPGGQPLVEQLSPELTMIKMSVGPMDNNAYVLQPRTGAPVLIDAANDADRLVAAAGDPPPGTIVTTHRHHDHWQALADLTARWSPQLYAGSPDLEAIQQGAGVRDVTGVWDADEIPIGDERLEILGLVGHTPGSIVIIYRGDVTHLFTGDGLFPGGVGKTGSAADFTSLIEDVEHKIFNVFEDDTVIHPGHGDDTTVGRERPHLDEWRSRGW, from the coding sequence ATGACCGGACGAGGACATGTCGAACCGGGCGGACAACCGCTGGTCGAGCAGCTGTCGCCCGAGCTGACCATGATCAAGATGTCGGTCGGGCCGATGGACAACAACGCCTATGTGCTGCAGCCCCGGACCGGCGCCCCGGTGTTGATCGACGCTGCGAACGACGCCGACCGTCTGGTCGCCGCGGCCGGCGACCCGCCGCCCGGAACGATCGTCACCACACATCGCCATCATGATCATTGGCAGGCTCTGGCCGATCTCACTGCGCGGTGGAGTCCTCAGTTGTACGCCGGATCCCCTGACCTGGAAGCGATCCAGCAGGGTGCCGGCGTCCGTGACGTCACCGGAGTCTGGGACGCCGACGAGATCCCGATCGGCGACGAACGGCTGGAAATCCTCGGTCTGGTCGGCCACACTCCAGGGTCGATCGTGATCATCTACCGTGGCGACGTCACCCACCTGTTCACCGGTGACGGCCTGTTCCCCGGTGGCGTCGGAAAGACCGGCTCGGCCGCCGACTTCACCTCGCTGATCGAAGACGTCGAACACAAGATCTTCAACGTCTTCGAGGACGACACCGTGATCCATCCCGGCCACGGCGACGACACCACGGTCGGCCGGGAGCGCCCGCATCTGGACGAATGGCGGTCGCGCGGCTGGTGA
- a CDS encoding maleylpyruvate isomerase family mycothiol-dependent enzyme — protein MTQPSRPDAAPPTTDVAEVRELLDRADRQLLGATIAVTDQDWRSASALPGWTRGHVATHLSRHADAFARLASGARAGTDEVMYPGDRDAEIEQGADRSGLEIQTDLDTSVGRLEQEFEQLAEADGWQTPVQLRHGIRVAAEGLPLGRLFEVVVHHVDLDIGMTVDDIDPALAEHCLRWAAIRQGGRTDYPALRLTCSDGGSGAEVTVDVGATQSADPIVVSGPANRLLGWLTQRSGAEGLRGDVPTLPTFG, from the coding sequence ATGACACAGCCGAGCCGGCCGGACGCGGCCCCGCCGACCACCGACGTCGCCGAGGTGCGCGAGTTGCTCGATCGGGCTGACCGCCAGCTGCTGGGGGCGACCATCGCCGTCACCGACCAGGACTGGCGATCCGCGTCCGCCCTGCCCGGCTGGACGCGTGGCCATGTCGCGACCCACCTCAGCCGGCACGCCGACGCGTTCGCACGACTGGCGTCCGGGGCTCGGGCGGGCACCGACGAGGTGATGTATCCGGGCGACCGGGACGCCGAGATCGAGCAGGGTGCCGATCGCAGCGGACTGGAGATCCAGACCGATCTGGACACCAGTGTCGGGCGACTGGAACAGGAGTTCGAGCAACTGGCCGAGGCCGACGGGTGGCAGACCCCGGTCCAGTTGCGGCACGGCATCCGGGTGGCCGCCGAAGGGTTGCCGCTCGGCCGACTCTTCGAGGTCGTCGTGCACCACGTCGATCTCGATATCGGGATGACCGTCGACGACATCGATCCCGCGTTGGCCGAACACTGTCTGCGCTGGGCTGCGATCCGCCAGGGCGGTCGCACCGACTATCCGGCGCTCCGCCTGACCTGCTCGGACGGCGGGTCCGGCGCCGAGGTGACCGTCGATGTCGGTGCGACACAGTCCGCCGATCCGATCGTGGTCAGTGGGCCGGCCAACCGGCTGCTCGGCTGGCTCACCCAGCGCTCGGGTGCCGAAGGTCTGCGCGGGGACGTGCCGACCCTGCCGACCTTCGGCTGA